From Staphylothermus hellenicus DSM 12710, a single genomic window includes:
- a CDS encoding bifunctional nuclease family protein — protein MEEDLIRVVDVSGEIVFDRLFIPRIVCLLEDGRFFILERVPFDIVVSLKKLDGEEMGDERERLVDVLSSMPDILDILGKHLKRVVINEIDSKTGVYSAIAEFSDGNMAIKRKMVPSHAIFLAKLTNKPIYVKKELVDQQEEFRLLTSTDASDEIDDEEYENDEDYTDIGREDIF, from the coding sequence TTGGAAGAAGATCTTATAAGAGTTGTAGATGTGTCAGGAGAAATAGTGTTTGATAGATTATTCATTCCTAGAATAGTGTGTTTATTAGAAGACGGCAGGTTCTTCATATTAGAACGTGTTCCCTTCGACATAGTTGTGAGCCTGAAAAAACTTGATGGGGAAGAAATGGGGGATGAACGTGAGAGATTAGTAGATGTTTTATCAAGTATGCCTGATATATTGGATATTTTAGGAAAACATTTAAAAAGAGTCGTTATTAACGAAATAGATTCTAAAACAGGAGTATACAGTGCTATAGCTGAGTTCTCAGATGGGAACATGGCTATTAAGAGAAAAATGGTTCCTAGCCACGCAATATTTCTTGCTAAACTAACAAATAAACCAATATATGTCAAGAAAGAACTTGTAGATCAACAGGAGGAATTCAGACTTTTAACTTCCACAGATGCTAGTGATGAAATAGATGATGAGGAATACGAGAACGACGAGGACTATACAGATATAGGTCGTGAAGATATATTTTAA
- a CDS encoding 30S ribosomal protein S12 has translation MAGKKAPNGLFAARKLRRKRLKFRWSQREFKIKMLGLKKKHDPLEGAPMARGIVLEKVGVEARQPNSAVRKCVRVQLAKNGKVVTAFVPFDGGINYIDEHDEVVIEGIGGPRGRSMGDIPGVRYRVIMVNGVSLKALYLGKKQKPVR, from the coding sequence ATGGCTGGGAAAAAAGCGCCAAATGGATTATTTGCGGCTAGAAAACTTAGGAGGAAAAGGCTAAAGTTTAGGTGGAGCCAGAGAGAATTCAAAATAAAAATGCTTGGATTGAAAAAGAAACATGACCCATTAGAAGGAGCTCCAATGGCACGTGGAATAGTATTGGAAAAAGTCGGTGTAGAAGCGAGACAGCCTAACTCTGCTGTACGTAAATGTGTCCGTGTCCAATTAGCAAAGAATGGAAAAGTTGTGACAGCATTTGTCCCATTCGATGGCGGTATAAACTATATTGATGAACACGATGAAGTAGTTATTGAGGGTATTGGAGGACCCCGCGGACGCTCCATGGGTGATATTCCCGGTGTTAGATATAGGGTGATAATGGTTAATGGTGTATCATTGAAAGCATTATATCTGGGTAAGAAACAAAAACCTGTAAGGTAG
- a CDS encoding NusA-like transcription termination signal-binding factor, with the protein MSRKNDRPQIKLTPEEFRYMALLHELTGVHVRDCIIDEENNRIIFLVNPDEVGKAVGPRGLYVQKLRKLLGKNIEIVGYSDDLEEQVRYALAPARIREVRITNRPGGKKVVYVSVEPNDKGMAIGRGGKNVARAKIILKRYHGIDAVIIA; encoded by the coding sequence GTGAGTAGGAAAAATGATCGGCCACAAATAAAGCTTACCCCGGAAGAATTCAGATATATGGCATTACTCCATGAATTAACAGGAGTCCATGTTAGAGACTGTATTATAGACGAAGAAAACAACCGAATAATATTCCTAGTAAACCCCGATGAAGTAGGAAAAGCTGTTGGTCCACGAGGATTATATGTTCAAAAACTTAGAAAACTCCTAGGCAAAAACATTGAAATTGTAGGGTATAGTGATGATCTAGAGGAGCAGGTAAGATACGCATTAGCACCGGCTAGAATAAGAGAAGTAAGAATAACTAATAGGCCAGGAGGCAAAAAAGTAGTCTACGTAAGTGTTGAGCCAAACGATAAAGGTATGGCGATAGGTAGAGGAGGTAAAAACGTTGCAAGAGCAAAAATAATACTTAAACGTTACCATGGAATAGATGCTGTAATAATCGCTTAA
- a CDS encoding 50S ribosomal protein L30e → MSSSSIDFIRALQMAIKTGEVILGSKRTIKLVLHGKAKLVVIAANAPPEIKRDIEYYAKLSKIPIYKFPGTNIELGTLAGKPFGVSAMAIVDPGQSNILEIVEEESE, encoded by the coding sequence ATGTCTTCATCTTCAATAGATTTCATAAGAGCGCTTCAAATGGCTATTAAGACAGGAGAAGTAATATTGGGGAGTAAAAGAACAATAAAGCTGGTACTGCATGGAAAAGCTAAACTAGTGGTTATCGCAGCAAATGCTCCTCCTGAAATTAAAAGAGACATTGAATACTATGCTAAATTATCAAAAATACCTATTTACAAGTTTCCTGGAACAAACATAGAGCTTGGAACTCTTGCAGGTAAACCCTTCGGTGTATCCGCGATGGCTATAGTTGATCCCGGACAATCAAATATTTTAGAGATTGTGGAGGAGGAGAGTGAGTGA
- the rpoA2 gene encoding DNA-directed RNA polymerase subunit A'', producing the protein MRKKIRSIKQLETLLEKELQGKVSNKVYEELREKLKETYKEHGLYIDEVKAIIKETIDRYLRSQVEPGEPVGTVAAQSIGEPSTQMTLRTFHYAGVREFNVTLGLPRLIEIVDARKKPGTPIMEIPLDEKHKYDEEKAKKVARMIESTTIENVSEEINVDPYEGATIVLDPEMLGDKGISVDEVAKVLEKLKLGNVYVDPEDPYIVHIALKPEKVDYTKVEKIRTKIANTKIKGIKGITKVIIQKRGNEYILVAEGSNLAEVMKVPGVDYRKVYTNNIAEIEEILGIEAARAAIIRETKNVLEDQGLDVDIRHLILLADMMTWTGKIRQVGRMGIAGEKPSVLARATFEMTVQKLVEAAVEGDIDMLKGVTENVIIGQPVPVGTGIVEILMMPHKVKEEVEELEDESIEAIVINKNNEEKR; encoded by the coding sequence ATGAGGAAAAAAATAAGATCAATTAAACAATTAGAAACCCTGTTGGAAAAAGAACTACAAGGAAAAGTAAGCAATAAAGTATATGAAGAACTCCGAGAAAAACTCAAAGAGACATATAAAGAGCATGGATTATATATTGATGAAGTAAAAGCAATAATCAAAGAAACTATAGATAGATATTTGAGAAGCCAGGTAGAACCAGGAGAACCTGTGGGAACAGTTGCTGCACAAAGCATAGGAGAACCATCAACACAGATGACTTTAAGAACATTCCACTATGCTGGAGTACGTGAATTCAATGTAACACTGGGCTTACCAAGACTTATCGAAATAGTCGATGCCAGGAAAAAGCCTGGAACACCAATTATGGAGATACCACTAGATGAGAAACACAAATATGATGAGGAGAAAGCTAAAAAAGTTGCTAGAATGATTGAAAGCACAACAATTGAAAATGTATCAGAAGAAATCAATGTTGATCCATATGAGGGTGCAACAATTGTTCTCGACCCCGAAATGCTCGGCGATAAGGGGATAAGTGTTGACGAGGTTGCTAAAGTTCTAGAAAAACTAAAACTTGGAAACGTATACGTGGATCCAGAAGATCCCTACATAGTCCATATAGCTCTTAAACCAGAGAAAGTCGATTATACAAAAGTAGAAAAGATCCGGACCAAAATAGCAAATACTAAGATCAAGGGGATCAAGGGCATTACAAAAGTAATTATTCAGAAGAGAGGAAATGAGTATATATTGGTTGCTGAGGGAAGCAATTTAGCCGAAGTAATGAAAGTGCCTGGAGTAGATTATCGCAAAGTATATACTAATAACATTGCTGAAATAGAAGAGATCCTGGGAATAGAAGCTGCAAGAGCCGCTATAATACGTGAGACAAAGAACGTACTTGAAGATCAAGGCTTGGATGTCGATATAAGACACTTAATACTATTAGCAGACATGATGACATGGACAGGTAAAATCAGACAAGTTGGTAGAATGGGTATTGCAGGGGAGAAGCCAAGCGTGCTTGCCAGAGCTACTTTTGAAATGACTGTTCAAAAACTAGTCGAAGCAGCTGTTGAAGGAGACATAGATATGCTTAAAGGTGTGACTGAAAACGTAATAATTGGTCAACCAGTACCTGTAGGTACGGGTATCGTTGAAATACTTATGATGCCCCATAAAGTTAAAGAAGAGGTAGAAGAATTAGAGGATGAAAGTATAGAAGCAATAGTTATTAATAAAAATAATGAGGAGAAAAGGTGA
- a CDS encoding DNA-directed RNA polymerase subunit A': MKTPIPTRISAIKFGILSPEEIRKMSVTTIITSEVYDNDGAPIDGGVMDRRLGAIEPREVCPVCGNTRESCPGHFGHIELARPVIHVSFVKHIHMYLKTTCRVCGRIKIKEEERKKYLELLNSLKELGLDYLVKRLHEYIRRKAAATQRCPHCGAKQYKIRLEKPHTFYEDRGEEGYVKLNPIEVRARLEKILDEDVRLLGGDPVDARPEWMVLTVLPVPPRSVRPSILLETGIRSEDDLTHKLVDIIRINNRLREHIESGAPNAIIEDEWELLQYHVTTYFDNEAPGIPVARHRSGKVLKGLAQRLKGKEGRFRGNLRGKRVDFSARTVISPDPNLSINEVGVPEVVAKILTVPERVTPWNIEEMRRLVLNGPDKWPGANYVIRPDGRRISLKYVDRKAMAETLAPGFIVERHLRDGDIVLFNRQPSLHRISIMAHVVRVLPYKTFRLNLLVCPPYNADFDGDEMNLHVPQSEEARAEARMLMLVEKHILTPRYGGPIIGGLQDYISGAFLLTSKSTLLTREDVIELLGVAGYRGKLPEPAILKPKQYWTGKQLISLFLPDDFNYKRPAKIAGATALRCIDEDCPHDSLVIVKNGVLLEGVLDKASIGREEPESLIHWLVKEYGEDIARLFMDYVYKMFLRFAEKYGFTMGYSHLLLPPEAKKRVLEVIEEKKKEVYELIEKYRRGELEPRPGRTIEETLEDEIIDLLSKKLLDDVADTIIPYFKLSNPVIIMARTGARGNPVNLTQMAALLGQQTIRGRRITRGYMHRTLPHFKPGDLGPEARGFVAHGFVDGLNPIEVFFHAAAGREGLTDTAVRTSQSGYMQRRLINALQDLRVEYDGTVRLPTGEIIQFAYGEDGVDPMKSDHGEAVKVERVIEKIIGWRI, encoded by the coding sequence GTGAAAACCCCGATTCCAACCCGTATTTCAGCGATTAAATTCGGGATTTTATCGCCTGAAGAAATAAGGAAAATGAGTGTTACAACAATTATTACAAGCGAAGTATATGATAATGATGGAGCACCTATTGATGGAGGAGTAATGGATAGAAGACTAGGTGCAATAGAGCCTCGAGAAGTCTGTCCCGTATGTGGAAATACCCGTGAAAGCTGTCCAGGACACTTTGGACACATAGAACTTGCTAGACCAGTTATTCATGTAAGCTTTGTCAAACATATTCACATGTATTTGAAAACAACTTGTAGAGTATGTGGAAGAATAAAGATCAAAGAAGAAGAGAGGAAAAAATACTTAGAACTATTAAATTCACTTAAAGAACTTGGATTAGACTATCTTGTTAAAAGATTACATGAATATATACGGAGAAAAGCAGCAGCTACACAGAGATGCCCTCATTGTGGAGCTAAACAATATAAGATTAGACTTGAGAAACCACACACCTTCTACGAGGATCGCGGCGAGGAGGGATATGTCAAACTAAATCCCATAGAAGTACGTGCTAGGCTGGAGAAGATACTTGATGAAGACGTTAGATTACTAGGTGGAGACCCAGTAGATGCTCGTCCTGAATGGATGGTTTTAACAGTTCTACCTGTTCCACCCCGCTCTGTTAGGCCATCAATACTTTTAGAGACAGGTATTAGGAGCGAGGATGATTTAACACATAAACTAGTAGATATTATCCGTATAAATAATAGGTTAAGAGAACACATAGAGTCCGGCGCACCAAACGCTATTATAGAGGATGAATGGGAGCTTCTACAATACCATGTAACAACATATTTCGATAATGAAGCGCCAGGAATACCTGTTGCAAGGCATCGCAGCGGTAAAGTACTGAAAGGCCTTGCACAGAGACTTAAAGGTAAAGAAGGAAGGTTCCGTGGAAACCTAAGAGGTAAACGTGTTGATTTCTCAGCTCGTACCGTGATTAGCCCAGATCCCAACCTAAGCATTAATGAAGTAGGTGTTCCCGAAGTTGTTGCTAAAATACTAACAGTTCCTGAAAGAGTGACTCCATGGAATATTGAGGAAATGAGGAGACTTGTTCTTAACGGGCCAGATAAGTGGCCTGGAGCAAACTATGTTATTAGACCAGATGGTAGAAGGATAAGCCTAAAATACGTTGATCGAAAAGCAATGGCTGAAACCCTAGCACCAGGCTTTATAGTTGAGAGGCATCTTAGAGATGGAGATATAGTATTATTTAACCGACAACCATCACTGCATAGGATCTCGATCATGGCTCACGTAGTAAGAGTTCTGCCATATAAGACTTTTAGATTAAACCTACTTGTTTGCCCACCATATAACGCCGACTTTGACGGGGACGAAATGAATCTCCATGTTCCACAAAGTGAAGAAGCACGTGCTGAAGCAAGAATGTTGATGCTTGTCGAAAAACATATTCTAACACCACGCTATGGAGGACCAATTATTGGTGGTTTACAAGACTATATTAGCGGAGCATTCTTGTTAACAAGTAAATCAACTCTTCTAACACGTGAAGATGTAATAGAGCTTCTCGGAGTTGCTGGTTATCGTGGAAAATTACCGGAGCCAGCAATACTTAAGCCGAAACAGTACTGGACAGGTAAACAGTTAATCAGCTTATTCCTTCCAGACGATTTCAACTATAAAAGACCAGCTAAAATAGCTGGTGCAACCGCTTTGAGATGTATAGATGAAGATTGCCCCCATGACAGCCTTGTTATTGTTAAGAATGGAGTGCTTTTAGAGGGTGTATTGGATAAAGCAAGTATTGGACGCGAAGAACCGGAGAGCCTAATACACTGGCTAGTCAAAGAATATGGAGAAGATATAGCTAGATTATTCATGGACTATGTATATAAAATGTTTCTAAGATTTGCGGAGAAATATGGATTCACAATGGGATATTCACACTTACTACTTCCACCGGAAGCTAAGAAGAGAGTACTAGAAGTTATTGAAGAAAAGAAGAAAGAAGTATACGAGTTAATAGAAAAATATCGTCGAGGAGAACTTGAGCCTAGACCCGGTAGAACAATTGAGGAGACACTTGAAGATGAAATAATAGATTTGCTATCTAAGAAACTACTAGACGATGTAGCAGACACTATAATACCATACTTCAAATTATCAAACCCAGTAATAATAATGGCTCGTACAGGAGCACGTGGAAACCCAGTAAACCTTACCCAGATGGCTGCATTATTGGGGCAACAAACAATCCGTGGTAGAAGAATAACTAGGGGATACATGCACCGTACACTGCCTCACTTCAAACCAGGAGATCTAGGTCCGGAAGCAAGAGGATTTGTAGCGCATGGATTCGTTGACGGATTAAACCCGATAGAAGTATTCTTCCACGCTGCAGCCGGCCGTGAAGGATTAACAGATACTGCTGTCCGTACAAGCCAGAGCGGCTACATGCAGAGAAGGCTCATAAATGCACTGCAAGATCTAAGAGTAGAATATGATGGAACAGTGAGATTACCCACTGGAGAAATAATACAATTTGCTTATGGAGAAGACGGCGTAGATCCCATGAAGAGTGATCATGGAGAAGCTGTGAAAGTTGAACGCGTAATAGAGAAAATTATAGGGTGGAGAATATGA